The following proteins are encoded in a genomic region of Streptomyces gobiensis:
- a CDS encoding AMP-dependent synthetase/ligase, protein MSDAATLCEAFQRTAATRGRAPALRTVQGDVLTWAQYAERVASVAAGLHGLGVRHGDTVALMLTNRPEFHVADCAAFHLGAIPFSLYNTLPPDQLTDVLTRARARVLVTERRFLALLRPALAGTDVEHLVTVDGSGPGDDAIGLAAVEAAAPTGFDFAATWQRVRPGDLLTLIHTSGTTGRSKAVEITHAGMTAQLDATDELLGITHEDSHLSFLPAAHIADRWASHYTNIRFGTRLTCVPDLKDLPDALTSVRPTLFGAVPAVWQRLKAGLDAALTEADPGLRALVEGCIDTACRLAAGRRAGTLTAEQAKELDEAEPVLAELRKRIGLDRARVCVTGAAPASAGLVEFFHAIGVPLGDAWGMSELSGMALMNPPGDPRPGTVGRPVPGARIRVAEDGELLVSAPFVMRGYRDEPGLTAGAIDSDGWLHTGDVVTVDDDGNVRIIDRKKDIIINTGGKNMSPTRIESVLLEASPLIGHVVVIGDGRPYNVALITPDREAVTARAAQTGAVDAEREIAAAVEYANTRLSRPERIRAHAVLRDAWEPGGPELTVTLKVRRGAVEQRYAQLIESFYAR, encoded by the coding sequence ATGTCCGACGCCGCGACCCTCTGCGAGGCCTTCCAGCGCACTGCCGCCACCCGGGGCCGGGCCCCCGCCCTCCGCACCGTCCAGGGTGACGTCCTGACGTGGGCCCAGTACGCCGAGCGCGTCGCCTCGGTCGCCGCCGGCCTGCACGGCCTGGGCGTCCGGCACGGCGACACCGTGGCCCTGATGCTGACCAACCGGCCGGAGTTCCACGTGGCCGACTGCGCCGCCTTCCACCTCGGCGCCATACCGTTCTCGCTCTACAACACCCTGCCCCCGGACCAACTCACCGACGTACTCACCCGGGCCCGGGCGCGCGTCCTGGTCACCGAGCGGCGCTTCCTGGCCCTGCTGCGCCCGGCCCTCGCGGGTACGGACGTCGAACACCTCGTCACCGTGGACGGCTCCGGCCCCGGTGACGACGCGATCGGCCTGGCCGCGGTGGAGGCCGCCGCGCCGACGGGCTTCGACTTCGCGGCGACGTGGCAGCGCGTACGGCCGGGGGATCTCCTCACGCTCATCCACACGTCCGGAACCACCGGCCGCTCCAAGGCCGTCGAGATCACCCACGCCGGTATGACGGCCCAGCTGGACGCCACGGACGAGCTGCTCGGCATCACGCACGAGGACAGCCACCTGTCCTTCCTGCCCGCCGCGCACATCGCCGACCGATGGGCCTCGCACTACACGAACATCCGCTTCGGTACGCGGCTGACCTGCGTACCCGACCTCAAGGATCTGCCCGACGCCCTCACTTCCGTACGCCCGACCCTCTTCGGCGCGGTGCCGGCCGTATGGCAGCGGCTGAAAGCCGGGCTCGACGCGGCCCTCACCGAGGCCGACCCGGGACTGCGTGCCCTGGTGGAGGGCTGCATCGACACCGCATGCCGCCTCGCCGCCGGCCGGCGCGCCGGAACACTGACGGCGGAACAGGCCAAGGAACTCGACGAGGCCGAGCCGGTCCTCGCCGAGCTGCGCAAGAGGATCGGCCTCGACCGTGCCCGGGTCTGTGTCACGGGAGCCGCACCCGCGTCGGCGGGGCTGGTGGAGTTCTTCCACGCGATCGGTGTGCCGCTGGGCGACGCCTGGGGCATGTCGGAGCTGTCCGGCATGGCGCTGATGAACCCACCCGGCGACCCCAGGCCCGGCACCGTCGGCCGGCCGGTGCCAGGCGCTCGCATACGGGTCGCCGAGGACGGCGAACTGCTGGTGAGCGCGCCCTTCGTGATGCGCGGCTACCGCGACGAGCCCGGACTCACCGCGGGGGCCATCGACTCCGACGGCTGGCTCCACACCGGTGACGTCGTCACCGTCGACGACGACGGGAACGTCCGCATCATCGACCGCAAGAAGGACATCATCATCAACACGGGCGGCAAGAACATGTCACCCACCCGCATCGAGAGTGTCCTGCTGGAGGCCTCGCCCCTGATCGGGCACGTCGTGGTCATCGGTGACGGGCGCCCCTACAACGTCGCCCTCATCACCCCGGACCGAGAGGCCGTCACCGCCCGGGCCGCCCAGACCGGAGCCGTTGATGCCGAGAGGGAGATCGCCGCCGCCGTCGAGTACGCCAACACCCGGCTCTCCCGCCCCGAACGCATCCGCGCCCATGCCGTCCTGCGGGACGCATGGGAACCCGGCGGGCCCGAGCTCACCGTGACGCTCAAGGTACGCCGAGGAGCGGTGGAGCAGCGGTACGCGCAGCTCATCGAGTCGTTCTACGCCCGCTGA
- a CDS encoding maleate cis-trans isomerase family protein, whose product MTDALGWRRTFGVIAPSTNTIVEPDFYRMTVPGVTAHFSRIHIRDQNMAGDAGMERLLEQIRDEIGAACERVLTCEPDYMVMGMSAETFWGGVAGNRAFVAQIHDITGLRVATGAEACERALRLYGARRIGVVTPYQPVGDANVRRFFGELGFEVAGVTGLRCPTAVSIAHVGEGRLREALTGLAALGGVDALVQCGTNLSMVSLADEAERWLGLPVIAINAATWWMALRDNGIEDKVYGAGSLLREH is encoded by the coding sequence ATGACCGATGCCCTCGGCTGGCGCCGCACGTTCGGCGTCATCGCGCCCAGCACGAACACCATCGTCGAACCGGACTTCTACCGGATGACGGTGCCGGGCGTGACCGCCCACTTCTCCCGCATCCACATCCGCGACCAGAACATGGCGGGCGACGCGGGCATGGAGCGGCTGCTGGAACAGATACGTGACGAGATCGGCGCCGCCTGCGAGCGGGTGCTCACCTGCGAACCCGACTACATGGTGATGGGCATGTCCGCCGAGACGTTCTGGGGAGGCGTGGCGGGCAACCGGGCCTTCGTCGCACAGATCCACGACATCACCGGGCTCCGGGTGGCCACCGGCGCGGAAGCGTGCGAGCGAGCGCTGCGGCTGTACGGGGCCCGGCGCATCGGTGTGGTGACGCCGTACCAGCCGGTCGGGGACGCGAACGTACGCCGCTTCTTCGGCGAGCTCGGCTTCGAGGTGGCGGGCGTGACCGGCTTGCGCTGCCCGACGGCGGTCTCCATCGCCCACGTCGGGGAAGGGCGGCTCCGCGAGGCGCTGACCGGCCTGGCCGCGCTGGGCGGGGTGGACGCGCTGGTCCAGTGCGGAACCAACCTGTCCATGGTGTCGCTGGCCGACGAGGCGGAACGGTGGCTCGGTCTCCCCGTGATCGCCATCAACGCCGCCACCTGGTGGATGGCGCTGCGCGACAACGGGATCGAGGACAAGGTGTACGGCGCCGGGTCACTGCTGCGCGAGCACTGA
- a CDS encoding aromatic ring-hydroxylating oxygenase subunit alpha, protein MLKNFWYAVEFAGRVGRTPRRVVCLGQSLALYRTGAGRPVALSDLCAHRGAALSAGTLAGDCVVCPYHGWRFDADGACTLIPANQPGRGIPRKARVDSYPVQEKYGFVWVFLGDLPPEQRPPIPVWPEFDDLVEHGGRFKAVRGEYLWHSNYERVLENGCDIAHTPFVHAGSFGNPDRPEVEEYTLEQPDEWSAFATVALHPPTARGLWGRLYADRRARAKDRPPVVTTAGWMLPNLIKLRVRLPLGSMVIYDTNIPVDETTTLVKWVALRDFLTGAWADGNTRKRVMKIFGQDAPVVDGTRPELLPADLGAELHLRSDLISVAYRRKRQELAAKGWMVGEADRITGDVPQRTATVIPSPGRRDIPEFARAWEQKAHGFHPTVESE, encoded by the coding sequence ATGCTCAAGAATTTCTGGTACGCGGTCGAGTTCGCCGGCCGCGTCGGGCGCACGCCCCGGAGAGTGGTGTGCCTGGGCCAGTCGCTCGCGCTGTACCGCACCGGCGCCGGCCGCCCCGTCGCCCTGTCCGACCTCTGCGCGCACCGGGGCGCGGCCCTGTCCGCCGGCACCTTGGCGGGCGACTGCGTGGTCTGCCCCTACCACGGGTGGCGGTTCGACGCGGACGGGGCGTGCACCCTCATCCCGGCCAACCAGCCCGGGCGGGGCATCCCCAGGAAAGCGCGGGTCGACTCGTACCCCGTACAGGAAAAGTACGGCTTCGTGTGGGTGTTCCTCGGCGACCTGCCGCCCGAGCAGCGGCCCCCGATCCCGGTCTGGCCCGAGTTCGACGACCTCGTCGAGCACGGTGGGCGGTTCAAGGCGGTCAGGGGCGAGTACCTGTGGCACTCCAACTACGAGCGGGTGCTGGAGAACGGCTGCGACATCGCGCACACCCCGTTCGTCCACGCGGGCTCCTTCGGCAACCCGGACCGGCCTGAAGTCGAGGAGTACACGCTGGAACAACCCGACGAGTGGTCGGCGTTCGCAACGGTCGCCCTGCATCCGCCCACCGCCAGAGGACTATGGGGCAGGCTGTACGCGGACCGCAGGGCACGGGCGAAGGACCGGCCGCCGGTGGTGACCACGGCCGGCTGGATGCTGCCGAACCTCATCAAGCTGCGGGTGCGGCTGCCCCTCGGCAGCATGGTCATCTACGACACCAACATCCCCGTCGACGAGACGACGACCCTGGTGAAGTGGGTGGCGCTGCGGGACTTCCTCACCGGGGCGTGGGCCGACGGCAACACGCGCAAGCGGGTCATGAAGATCTTCGGCCAGGACGCTCCCGTCGTGGACGGCACCCGCCCCGAACTGCTGCCCGCCGACCTGGGCGCGGAGCTGCACCTGCGGTCCGACCTGATCTCGGTCGCGTACCGCCGCAAGCGTCAGGAACTGGCCGCCAAGGGCTGGATGGTCGGTGAGGCCGACCGCATCACCGGCGACGTCCCGCAACGCACCGCCACCGTGATCCCCTCACCGGGCCGGCGGGACATCCCCGAGTTCGCGCGCGCCTGGGAGCAGAAGGCGCACGGATTCCACCCCACCGTCGAGAGCGAGTGA
- a CDS encoding SDR family NAD(P)-dependent oxidoreductase, translated as MSGTVVVVTGGTRGIGLGLVRAFLARGCRVALCGRGDRRPGAALEPLPGPADRVLGRVADVTDRAQVQALWDAAYERFGRVDVWINNAGSAAPRRPFWELAAADVEAVAAANLLGTAHGSAVAVTGFLAQGQGRLWNMEGFGSDGRQLPGLGAYGATKSAVTYLTRAIAADLDERARTRPHDVRALRLSPGMLVTDLLVHGYTPEQYAKARKVLNILADRVETVTPWLADRVLADRTRNGGRVAWLTRRKAAARFATAGLRGRDVLPATVPEG; from the coding sequence GTGAGCGGCACCGTCGTGGTGGTCACGGGTGGCACGCGCGGGATCGGCCTGGGGCTTGTGCGGGCGTTCCTCGCGCGCGGCTGCCGCGTGGCGCTGTGCGGCCGCGGTGACCGCAGGCCCGGCGCGGCCCTGGAGCCGCTGCCCGGCCCGGCGGACCGGGTGCTGGGGCGCGTTGCGGACGTCACCGACCGCGCCCAGGTGCAGGCGCTGTGGGACGCCGCGTACGAACGGTTCGGGCGTGTCGACGTCTGGATCAACAACGCGGGTTCCGCCGCGCCGCGCCGCCCGTTCTGGGAGCTGGCCGCGGCGGACGTCGAGGCGGTGGCGGCGGCCAACCTGCTGGGCACGGCCCACGGCTCGGCCGTCGCGGTGACCGGTTTCCTCGCCCAGGGGCAGGGGCGGCTGTGGAACATGGAGGGCTTCGGCTCCGACGGACGCCAGCTGCCCGGCCTCGGTGCGTACGGCGCCACGAAGAGCGCGGTCACGTACCTGACGCGGGCCATCGCCGCCGACCTCGACGAGCGGGCCAGGACACGCCCGCACGACGTGAGGGCGCTGCGCCTGTCCCCCGGGATGCTCGTGACCGACCTGCTCGTCCACGGCTACACCCCGGAGCAGTACGCGAAGGCCCGCAAGGTCCTCAACATCCTCGCCGACCGGGTGGAGACGGTGACCCCGTGGCTCGCGGACCGGGTGCTCGCCGACCGCACCCGCAACGGAGGCCGCGTGGCCTGGCTGACCCGACGTAAGGCCGCCGCCCGGTTCGCCACGGCGGGCCTGCGCGGCCGGGACGTGCTTCCCGCGACCGTTCCGGAAGGGTGA
- a CDS encoding nitrilase-related carbon-nitrogen hydrolase: protein MAKGVTVRVAAAQFAVGGDRQANRATCLRAIDAAARRGARLVVLPEFCNHLSWYDDRAHALRMACRPGDDFLAPVAAAAGRYGMFVKVHVTLATADAHRVTAASLLYGPDGGLVAHADKQVLMGSERDHLDPALDAGPVVDTALGRLGLYACMEGVISEVCRGLALRGAQALLNSLNSFALDEASLHIPVRAAENKVWVIAANKVGPLLPDEHADAVAAGLGVPREALHGAGESQIVAPDGTVVARAPRTGEAVVVADIEPARAGDKRRPDGTDVFAARRPGLYVPIAARPRPAPDFPGRRADEVTAAVVRPGATAPREAVAEAAELTTRAAARGASLVVVPELFCFPGGIVEEATGEHEALAREALAKEALAALTGALADTDTYLACTLPHEGVHTGYVLRADGPVLVQPQLHRSARHAAWADGPPGPRLLTYDTPWGRVAVIAGDDSLYPETFRLAALTGADTAAVCFTGTESWESALGLPERSAENRMNVVAAGHATGAIHGLPRDFGLWQTRSAPFDGRISHPDTTPADGRLTLAPIRPAQAARRLVSRGTDLVDGRPWHLAGALVPAARPGGAS from the coding sequence ATGGCCAAGGGCGTCACCGTGCGCGTCGCCGCTGCCCAGTTCGCCGTCGGCGGCGACCGCCAGGCCAACCGGGCCACGTGCCTCCGCGCGATCGACGCGGCGGCGCGGCGCGGCGCACGTCTGGTGGTGCTGCCGGAATTCTGCAACCACCTCTCCTGGTACGACGACCGGGCGCACGCGCTGCGCATGGCGTGCCGGCCCGGTGACGACTTCCTGGCGCCGGTGGCCGCGGCGGCCGGGCGGTACGGCATGTTCGTCAAAGTGCACGTCACCCTGGCCACCGCCGACGCACACCGGGTCACCGCGGCGAGCCTGCTGTACGGCCCCGACGGCGGGCTCGTCGCCCATGCGGACAAGCAGGTCCTGATGGGCAGCGAGCGGGACCACCTCGACCCCGCCCTCGACGCGGGACCCGTGGTCGACACGGCACTCGGCAGGCTCGGCCTGTACGCGTGCATGGAGGGCGTGATCAGCGAGGTGTGCCGGGGACTCGCCCTGCGCGGCGCCCAGGCGCTCCTCAACAGCCTCAACTCCTTCGCCCTGGACGAGGCTTCGCTCCACATCCCGGTGCGGGCGGCGGAGAACAAGGTCTGGGTCATCGCCGCCAACAAGGTCGGTCCCCTGCTGCCCGACGAGCACGCCGACGCCGTCGCCGCCGGGCTCGGAGTGCCGCGCGAGGCACTGCACGGGGCCGGGGAGAGCCAGATCGTCGCCCCCGACGGCACCGTGGTCGCCCGTGCCCCACGCACGGGTGAGGCGGTCGTCGTCGCCGACATCGAGCCGGCGCGGGCCGGCGACAAGCGGCGCCCGGACGGCACGGACGTCTTCGCCGCCCGCCGGCCCGGGTTGTACGTCCCCATCGCGGCTCGGCCCCGCCCGGCACCGGACTTCCCGGGACGGCGGGCCGACGAGGTGACGGCCGCGGTCGTACGCCCCGGCGCGACCGCACCGCGCGAGGCGGTGGCCGAGGCGGCGGAACTGACCACGCGGGCGGCCGCACGCGGCGCGTCCCTGGTCGTGGTGCCGGAGCTGTTCTGTTTCCCCGGCGGGATCGTCGAGGAGGCGACCGGCGAGCACGAGGCGCTGGCCAGGGAGGCGTTGGCCAAGGAGGCACTGGCGGCCCTGACCGGCGCGCTGGCCGACACCGACACGTACCTCGCCTGCACCCTGCCCCACGAAGGCGTCCACACCGGGTACGTGCTCCGTGCCGACGGCCCGGTCCTCGTCCAGCCTCAGCTGCACCGCAGCGCGCGGCACGCCGCCTGGGCCGACGGTCCGCCCGGGCCACGGCTCCTCACGTACGACACCCCGTGGGGCAGGGTCGCGGTCATCGCCGGCGACGACAGCCTGTACCCGGAGACCTTCCGGCTCGCCGCGCTCACCGGAGCGGACACGGCCGCCGTCTGCTTCACCGGGACGGAGTCCTGGGAGAGCGCCCTCGGGCTCCCGGAGCGCAGCGCCGAGAACCGGATGAACGTCGTGGCGGCCGGTCACGCCACCGGCGCGATCCATGGCCTGCCACGGGACTTCGGCCTGTGGCAGACGCGCTCCGCGCCCTTCGACGGCCGAATCAGCCACCCCGACACCACCCCGGCGGACGGCCGCCTCACCCTCGCCCCGATACGGCCGGCGCAGGCCGCCCGCCGTCTCGTCTCGCGGGGAACCGACCTCGTCGACGGGCGTCCATGGCACCTCGCCGGAGCCCTCGTCCCGGCCGCACGCCCAGGAGGAGCATCGTGA
- a CDS encoding alpha/beta hydrolase family protein, whose amino-acid sequence MSQVRSLWWARRVPGLKEPFDTVHLRVFYPARHTGSDAERLTGEVPADPSRAPYPVVLLLPGINIGQDAYRWLALALAEKGLITVTADLVGELFAGSHGLTPAIDLDAASPAGYGSRPTSPLIAALLAAMGELVGRPPLDGLLDLDRVALGGHSAGGTVALQSAGFTPGVRAVFTYGAHTLVASMLGWPPGTVLPVSGTAPVMLLSGETDGVIAASTDRYGGEGATDPVERTFTQALRDADGAHVWARLTGAGHFTLCDPHDPTTARGFLERPGGAQRSARALLARLVTLFCTAHLRRDAAARGALMSLLAPPHPGLALVRRR is encoded by the coding sequence ATGAGCCAGGTCCGGTCCCTGTGGTGGGCCCGGCGGGTGCCCGGCCTCAAGGAACCGTTCGACACCGTCCACCTGCGCGTCTTCTACCCCGCCCGGCACACGGGCTCCGACGCCGAACGCCTGACCGGCGAGGTCCCGGCCGATCCGTCCCGCGCCCCCTACCCCGTCGTCCTGCTCCTTCCCGGCATCAACATCGGCCAGGACGCGTACCGCTGGCTCGCCCTCGCCCTCGCCGAGAAGGGGCTGATCACGGTCACGGCCGACCTGGTCGGTGAGCTGTTCGCCGGCAGCCACGGCCTCACCCCGGCCATCGACCTCGACGCCGCCTCCCCGGCCGGGTACGGCTCCCGGCCCACCTCCCCCCTCATCGCGGCGCTGCTCGCCGCGATGGGCGAGCTCGTCGGCCGGCCTCCCCTGGACGGCCTGCTGGACCTGGACCGCGTCGCGCTGGGCGGGCACTCGGCGGGCGGCACCGTGGCGTTGCAGTCCGCCGGGTTCACGCCGGGCGTCCGCGCGGTCTTCACGTATGGGGCCCATACGCTGGTCGCCTCGATGCTGGGCTGGCCGCCCGGCACGGTGCTGCCGGTGAGCGGCACCGCACCGGTCATGCTGCTGTCCGGCGAGACGGACGGCGTGATCGCCGCGAGCACCGACCGGTACGGGGGCGAGGGCGCGACCGATCCCGTGGAGCGCACCTTCACCCAGGCACTGCGGGACGCGGACGGGGCGCACGTCTGGGCGCGGCTCACCGGCGCGGGACACTTCACGCTCTGCGATCCGCACGACCCCACGACGGCCCGTGGGTTCCTGGAGCGGCCCGGCGGAGCCCAGCGCTCGGCACGGGCTCTGCTGGCCCGGCTCGTCACGCTCTTCTGCACCGCCCATCTTCGCCGTGACGCCGCGGCCCGCGGCGCACTGATGTCACTGCTCGCCCCGCCCCATCCCGGCCTCGCCCTGGTGCGTCGCCGCTGA
- a CDS encoding Dabb family protein: MLTHVVLMRFTDPADAPEAKKRLAELPALVSEIESMRVGLDVTGSAVSYDLCMTTRHASAAALAGYQSHPAHRALGDWLRPRLADRVTVDYVETAGD, encoded by the coding sequence GTGCTCACCCATGTCGTCCTGATGAGGTTCACCGACCCGGCCGATGCCCCAGAGGCGAAGAAGCGGCTGGCGGAACTGCCCGCCCTGGTCAGCGAGATCGAGTCGATGCGCGTCGGCCTCGACGTCACCGGGTCGGCCGTCTCGTACGACCTGTGCATGACCACCCGGCACGCCTCGGCCGCCGCGCTCGCCGGATATCAGAGTCACCCAGCGCATCGCGCGCTGGGTGACTGGCTGCGACCGCGACTCGCGGACCGGGTGACGGTCGATTACGTGGAGACCGCCGGTGACTGA
- a CDS encoding FAD-dependent oxidoreductase → MTTPMATPMTVTDFDYDVLVIGSGFGGSVTALRLTEKGYRVGVLEAGRRFDDADFPRTSWHVRDYLFAPRLGCTGILRMTLLGDVLVLTGAGVGGGSLGYANTLYEPPAAFYEGSHWASLADWRTELAPYFDQARRMLGVTLNPLVTASDHVLRQTARDLGREETFRPTPVGVHFGTPGSAPGTVVPDPYFGGAGPDRDACLHCGACMTGCRHNAKNTLPKNYLGLAERNGAHVHAQRTVTDVRAAGDGWAVTSVRTGPALRRRKRTLTARHVVFAAGALGTQRLLHRMRDTGALPGLSPHLGRLTRTNSEAVLAVRSRDRNADFTRGVAITSSVHLDDTTHVEPVRYGRGSNLLGLLGATLVDPVPGRSRLLLGLAAMAKNLRDLPALHNPRRWAQQSLVLLVMQTLDNSVTTYTRRSLFGRRLTSRPGEGDPNPTWIPAGHRAARQAARRIDGMPCGTWADLFDIPTTGHLIGGCTIGDTIETGVVDPYHRVHGHPGLHIIDGSTISANLGVNPSLTITALAERATALWPNKGETDPRPAPGEPYRTLAPVPPRTPSVPATAPAALRLGGRAAGRKDPTVTAYPPEPWHLAGQMYLSLWLVPRHALPPGLPPGTRPVTVAGRGVAGIAWVVYEQDSVLHYDELLAAVLVRDGARPRVTITDIWVDSPASMAGGRELWGIPKDLASFDIDRSAGLRAGAKAGHGILATAVFGRTRRLPGRWPLTYHVAQTLHGRTKSSPVRTRTGVALATARWAVPDSSPLSRLVRRSPLLSLVLRDFRLRFGAAS, encoded by the coding sequence ATGACGACGCCCATGGCGACGCCCATGACGGTGACGGACTTCGACTACGACGTCCTCGTCATCGGCTCCGGATTCGGCGGCAGCGTCACCGCGTTGCGGCTGACCGAGAAGGGCTACCGGGTCGGCGTACTGGAGGCCGGGCGCCGCTTCGACGACGCCGACTTCCCCCGTACCTCGTGGCACGTGCGCGACTACCTCTTCGCGCCCCGGCTCGGCTGCACCGGCATTCTGCGCATGACCCTCCTCGGTGACGTGCTCGTGCTCACCGGAGCGGGCGTCGGAGGCGGATCCCTCGGTTACGCCAACACCCTGTACGAGCCTCCCGCCGCCTTCTACGAGGGCTCCCACTGGGCGTCCCTGGCCGACTGGCGCACCGAACTCGCTCCTTACTTCGACCAGGCCCGCCGCATGCTCGGCGTCACCCTCAACCCGCTGGTCACCGCCTCCGACCACGTGCTGCGGCAGACCGCCCGCGACCTCGGCCGCGAGGAGACCTTCCGCCCCACCCCGGTGGGCGTGCACTTCGGGACGCCCGGCAGCGCGCCCGGCACCGTCGTCCCCGACCCCTACTTCGGGGGTGCGGGCCCCGACCGGGACGCCTGCCTGCACTGCGGCGCCTGCATGACCGGCTGCCGCCACAACGCCAAGAACACCCTGCCCAAGAACTACCTCGGCCTCGCCGAGCGCAACGGAGCCCACGTACACGCGCAGCGCACTGTCACCGACGTCCGCGCCGCCGGTGACGGCTGGGCCGTCACGTCCGTACGCACCGGCCCCGCCCTGCGCCGCCGGAAGCGGACCCTCACCGCGCGGCACGTCGTCTTCGCCGCCGGCGCCCTGGGCACCCAACGCCTCCTGCACCGAATGCGCGACACCGGAGCACTCCCGGGGCTGTCCCCGCACCTGGGGCGGCTGACCCGCACCAACTCCGAAGCGGTACTCGCCGTACGCTCCCGCGACCGGAACGCCGACTTCACCCGGGGCGTCGCCATCACCTCCTCCGTCCACCTCGACGACACCACCCACGTGGAACCGGTCCGCTACGGACGCGGCAGCAACCTCCTCGGACTGCTCGGTGCCACCCTCGTGGACCCCGTGCCCGGCCGCTCCCGGCTGCTGCTGGGCCTGGCCGCCATGGCGAAGAACCTGCGCGACCTGCCCGCCCTGCACAACCCGCGCCGCTGGGCACAGCAGTCCCTCGTGCTCCTCGTCATGCAGACACTCGACAACTCGGTCACCACCTACACGCGACGGAGCCTCTTCGGACGCCGGCTCACCAGCCGACCCGGCGAGGGCGACCCCAACCCCACCTGGATCCCCGCCGGACACCGCGCCGCCCGGCAAGCCGCCCGCCGGATCGACGGCATGCCCTGCGGCACGTGGGCCGACCTCTTCGACATCCCCACCACCGGCCACCTCATCGGCGGCTGCACCATCGGAGACACGATCGAGACGGGCGTCGTCGACCCCTACCACCGCGTGCACGGCCACCCCGGCCTGCACATCATCGACGGCTCCACCATCTCCGCCAACCTCGGCGTCAACCCCTCCCTCACCATCACCGCCCTCGCCGAACGCGCCACCGCGCTGTGGCCCAACAAGGGCGAAACCGACCCCCGGCCCGCCCCCGGCGAGCCCTACCGCACCCTGGCACCCGTCCCCCCGCGCACCCCGTCCGTGCCCGCCACGGCACCCGCCGCGCTGCGCCTGGGTGGACGGGCCGCCGGCCGAAAGGACCCCACCGTGACGGCCTACCCGCCCGAACCCTGGCACCTCGCCGGGCAGATGTACCTGTCCCTCTGGCTCGTACCACGCCACGCACTGCCGCCCGGCCTCCCGCCCGGCACCCGGCCGGTCACCGTCGCCGGACGCGGCGTGGCCGGAATCGCGTGGGTCGTGTACGAGCAGGACAGCGTGCTGCACTACGACGAGCTCCTCGCCGCCGTCCTCGTACGCGACGGCGCGCGCCCACGGGTCACCATCACCGACATCTGGGTCGACAGCCCCGCCTCCATGGCCGGCGGGCGGGAGCTGTGGGGCATCCCGAAGGACCTGGCGTCCTTCGACATCGACCGCTCGGCCGGCCTGCGCGCCGGCGCCAAGGCCGGCCACGGCATCCTGGCCACCGCCGTATTCGGACGCACCCGCCGCCTGCCGGGCCGCTGGCCGCTCACGTACCACGTCGCCCAAACCCTCCATGGGCGGACCAAGTCCAGCCCGGTCCGCACCCGGACCGGTGTCGCCCTTGCCACCGCGCGCTGGGCGGTGCCCGACAGCAGCCCGCTCAGTCGCCTCGTCCGCCGGTCACCGCTGCTCAGCCTGGTGCTGCGGGACTTCCGCCTGCGGTTCGGCGCGGCGTCCTGA
- a CDS encoding TetR/AcrR family transcriptional regulator, whose translation MPTFTWTHLSPARRERVLVAAMDEFGTHGYSTGSLNVIARAAGVAKGSLFQYFAGKLDLFAYVAEQTSLRIYAAMQPWLDGYDGTKEFTTYLTDALEAWLDYFATHPLERGVTAATNMEMDPAVREAVRAPVHGLYLAGLRPLIQRAVETGDIREDADTDALLSLLLLLLPHMALAPFAPGLAGPVAFTEDRPGARRAAIERLVIPLMAGFVAEERP comes from the coding sequence ATGCCCACTTTCACCTGGACGCATCTCTCGCCCGCCCGGCGCGAGCGGGTCCTGGTCGCCGCGATGGACGAGTTCGGCACGCACGGCTACTCCACGGGAAGCCTCAACGTCATCGCCCGCGCAGCGGGAGTGGCCAAGGGGTCCCTCTTCCAGTACTTCGCGGGCAAGCTCGACCTGTTCGCGTACGTCGCCGAGCAGACCTCGCTGCGCATCTACGCGGCCATGCAGCCGTGGCTCGACGGATACGACGGGACCAAGGAGTTCACCACCTACCTGACCGACGCCCTGGAAGCATGGCTCGACTACTTCGCCACCCACCCCCTGGAGCGCGGCGTCACCGCCGCCACCAATATGGAGATGGACCCGGCCGTCAGGGAAGCCGTGCGCGCCCCTGTCCACGGGCTCTACCTCGCCGGTCTGCGGCCCCTCATCCAGCGTGCCGTCGAGACCGGTGACATCCGTGAGGACGCCGACACCGACGCCCTGCTCTCCCTGCTCCTCCTGCTCCTGCCGCACATGGCGCTCGCCCCCTTCGCCCCGGGCCTCGCCGGACCCGTCGCCTTCACCGAGGACCGGCCCGGGGCACGGCGTGCCGCGATCGAGCGGCTGGTGATCCCGCTCATGGCCGGGTTCGTCGCGGAGGAACGCCCATGA